The DNA region AGGCGTCCGCACCTCCGTAGTCGACCCCGGGCTGAACGTAGGGGTACGGGCCGTCGGCCGGCGTGTTCTGGACGTCGCCGCCGTCGGCGGGCGTTCGGACGAGCTCGCCCGGTTCGTAGGTCACCGGCGAGTGGTCCTCGAGGTAATCGGTCACGACGTCGACCGGAATCGACCCCTCGTCGACGTCCACGTTGCGGAAGGGAAACCCGCAATTCCCGAGGTCGTGGTCGGGGTCGCCGGGGCGGGTGAACGTCGCGACCGAGTACCGCGCGTCGGGATCGACGGACTCGCCGTCGACGCGGAGGTCGACGAGCCGTCGCCCGCGTTTCGCGGTCGGATCGATTTCGACCTCGACGTTGGTCGAGAAGTTCCGGACGCGGCCGTCCTCCTGCTCGTAGACGTACGGCGTGAAGTTGTCCGTGAGGAAGTGCTCCAGGTGGTTCGTCAGTTGCTGGCCGTAGGCGTCCCCGCGGGCGACGGCGCCCGTCATCGGAAACGCCCGGTAGAGGTGCTCGAGTCGAATCTCGCCGGCGGGGATCGTCGACCCGTAGCGAAACCCGTGTGAAACCGCGAGGTCGGCGTTGAAGTGGTCCATGAGCGCGTCGTTGAACAGCGCGTTCCACCCGCTCTCGAGGAACGCTCGGCGGTGGAGGGGCACCTCCGTTCGCCCCACGACCGTATCGATCGGTCGCTCGAGCGTGCCCTCCCCGCGCTCGAAGTGAACGTCGTCGGCGAGAAACGGTTCTCGAATCTCCTCGACCGTCCGCTCGGCCTCCGAGTCGGGATCGGGCGTGTACGCGTGTCCGTCGGCGAGACAGTAGAGCACGTGCCGGAAGGCGAGTTCGCCGTCCTCGACGTGCAGGTCTACCCGGCCGAGGCCGTCGCCGACACCCGACTCGACGACCACGGTTTCGGTCTCCTCGACGACGATGGGGTCGTGGGTGTACTCGTGGGTGTGGGCGCTGAACATCACGTCGACGGCCTCGAGGTCCTTCGCGGCCTGCACCATCCAGGGAAGGCCGATTTCGGTGACGGCCAGGACGACGTCGGCGCCGTCCTCGCGGGCCGCCTCCGCGGCCTCCTCGAGCAAGACTGGGTGCTTCCCGAAGCGGTACTTCCCCTCGGCGAACGCCGGGGCCATCCGGTCGACGTAGACGTTGGTCATCCCGACGATCCCGACGTCGATGTCGCCGACGGACTCGACCGTGTACGGCGGAAAGAGCAACTCGTCGACGTCCCACTCGTAGAGGTTGTTCGCGAGCACCGGCGCCTCGAGGTCGGCCATCAGGTCGCGGAACGCGCCGTCCTCGGCGCCCTCAGCCGAGAAGTCCCAGTTCCCGGGAACGTAGACGTCCGGCCGCAGGTGGTCGTTGATCGGCTCGAGCATCGCTCGGCCGTTCGTGTACGTCGTCACGGCCGTCCCGTGGAACGTGTCGCCGCTCATCAGGGTGAGGGTCTCGTCGGCGGCGTCCCTGACTTCGTCGAGTTTCGCGGCCAGGGTCGCTACTCCGCCGACGCGCTCGAGGGCCGTTCCGTCGTCGTCGAACTCGAGGGCCGGTCCCGATTCGACGTGGTCGTAGTAGCGCTGGTACTCCGGCGCGAGTTGCCCGTGAAGGTCACTGACGTGCAAGCAGACGACGACGGGGTCGTGGTCCCCATTCTTGTCGTTCATCTGCGAGCCGTCGAACCGTCGCCACGGGCTCACGTAGTCGGTGTCGAGCGTCATCGGAATCGACCGACCCTACAACGGCCAGATTCCAGTTACATCCCCTTGCACATGCAGCACGTCTCTTTTGCGACGTTCCGGTGTATGAGTTATGCAGATGTTCACAACTATTCGACGACCACACACTCGAGCTACCAGACGGCCGCAAGACGGCGAAACCGGCACCCGAACGGGGATGACTCGAAACTGTTGGTGCCATCTCGCACTCTGGACCGATCGGGATGGGGCGTCGATTGCGCGGTCCTCGAGCGAGGTGAGCTGATGTGGCGGTCGACTGGATCGTGACCGGGTTGACCGCGCTCGTCATCCTCCTCGCGTCGATCGTCCACGGTATCGCCGGCTTCGGGTTCGCCCAGCTTTCGATGGGCCTGATGCCGCTCTTTCGTTCTCCTTCCAGCGCGTCGATCATCTTCACGGTGACGGCGATCGTGAGCAACGGCCGGG from Natronosalvus rutilus includes:
- a CDS encoding bifunctional metallophosphatase/5'-nucleotidase, which gives rise to MTLDTDYVSPWRRFDGSQMNDKNGDHDPVVVCLHVSDLHGQLAPEYQRYYDHVESGPALEFDDDGTALERVGGVATLAAKLDEVRDAADETLTLMSGDTFHGTAVTTYTNGRAMLEPINDHLRPDVYVPGNWDFSAEGAEDGAFRDLMADLEAPVLANNLYEWDVDELLFPPYTVESVGDIDVGIVGMTNVYVDRMAPAFAEGKYRFGKHPVLLEEAAEAAREDGADVVLAVTEIGLPWMVQAAKDLEAVDVMFSAHTHEYTHDPIVVEETETVVVESGVGDGLGRVDLHVEDGELAFRHVLYCLADGHAYTPDPDSEAERTVEEIREPFLADDVHFERGEGTLERPIDTVVGRTEVPLHRRAFLESGWNALFNDALMDHFNADLAVSHGFRYGSTIPAGEIRLEHLYRAFPMTGAVARGDAYGQQLTNHLEHFLTDNFTPYVYEQEDGRVRNFSTNVEVEIDPTAKRGRRLVDLRVDGESVDPDARYSVATFTRPGDPDHDLGNCGFPFRNVDVDEGSIPVDVVTDYLEDHSPVTYEPGELVRTPADGGDVQNTPADGPYPYVQPGVDYGGADAYCETRLIPERNQFPEEGRNQFR